In Myxococcus stipitatus, the following are encoded in one genomic region:
- a CDS encoding cytochrome P450: protein MPNLLSRGLFNLFFGARRKPFASLPGPPPGLLGNLGDFLGAQPWDVCARYARAHGPVTVAWLGPSPALVLNDPAVIHEVMETRRLEFEKGNIGDQIRHSVTDDTPFIADQGEDWSRKHGMDPLAQPWTPAWRAAQVEPMRAAISESVEALLQEPSLDLALALRKLTFDVFCVATVGEKLPTSAYEDFILLAAAADARIQAKLPLRFVSVPKGFAAAKERFYGLFADRIRAARQAPAPHRVDLMSWTLREMPGFDDQVHAHLLGGFFFGGVFSSSTTLTGAVHQLQKYPAVEERLARESAALMQGPLDFERLGGASWGEAVAYEALRLLPAVRVMMRRSPLAPAPLAGVTLPPGTTLMISNQHLHRDPTHWVNPEVFDPERWLNGGAARNPLGSGHFFPFGRGPRACVAGDFAMVFLRTALATLLARVRVHVDSTEPFEEGFFFGVVLPKGVTGRLVARQRSTDSSPLGAHPPSVETA, encoded by the coding sequence TTGCCGAACCTGCTCTCTCGAGGCCTGTTCAACCTGTTCTTCGGTGCTCGCCGCAAACCCTTCGCGAGTCTCCCAGGTCCCCCTCCGGGCCTGTTGGGCAACCTGGGAGACTTCCTGGGGGCCCAGCCCTGGGACGTCTGCGCCCGCTATGCGCGCGCCCATGGGCCTGTCACCGTCGCGTGGCTCGGCCCCTCACCCGCGCTGGTGCTCAACGACCCCGCGGTCATCCATGAGGTGATGGAGACGCGGCGGCTGGAGTTCGAGAAGGGGAACATCGGCGACCAGATTCGCCACTCCGTCACGGACGACACGCCGTTCATCGCGGACCAGGGAGAGGACTGGTCCCGCAAGCACGGGATGGACCCGCTGGCGCAGCCGTGGACGCCCGCATGGCGCGCGGCCCAGGTGGAGCCCATGCGGGCGGCCATCTCCGAATCGGTGGAGGCCCTGCTCCAGGAGCCCTCGCTCGACCTGGCGCTCGCGCTGCGCAAGCTGACCTTCGATGTGTTCTGCGTGGCCACGGTGGGCGAGAAGCTGCCCACGTCCGCCTACGAAGACTTCATCCTGCTCGCGGCGGCGGCCGACGCGCGCATCCAGGCCAAGCTGCCGTTGCGGTTCGTCTCGGTGCCCAAGGGCTTCGCCGCCGCGAAGGAGCGCTTCTACGGGCTCTTCGCGGACAGGATTCGCGCGGCGCGGCAGGCCCCCGCGCCGCACCGCGTGGACCTGATGTCCTGGACGCTGCGGGAGATGCCCGGGTTCGACGACCAGGTCCACGCCCACCTGCTGGGCGGGTTCTTCTTTGGCGGCGTCTTCTCCTCGAGCACCACGCTGACGGGCGCCGTCCATCAGCTCCAGAAGTACCCCGCGGTCGAGGAGCGGCTGGCGCGAGAGTCCGCCGCGCTGATGCAGGGGCCGCTCGACTTCGAGCGGCTCGGGGGCGCGAGCTGGGGTGAGGCCGTGGCCTACGAGGCCCTGCGCCTCCTGCCCGCGGTGCGAGTCATGATGCGCCGGTCCCCCCTCGCCCCGGCCCCGCTCGCGGGTGTCACGCTGCCGCCTGGCACGACGCTCATGATCTCCAACCAGCACCTGCACCGGGACCCCACCCATTGGGTCAACCCGGAGGTGTTCGACCCGGAGCGTTGGCTGAACGGCGGCGCGGCCCGCAATCCCCTGGGCAGCGGCCACTTCTTCCCCTTCGGCCGAGGCCCTCGCGCCTGCGTCGCCGGGGACTTCGCGATGGTGTTCCTGCGCACGGCGCTGGCCACCCTTCTTGCCCGCGTGCGGGTCCACGTCGACTCGACGGAGCCCTTCGAGGAGGGTTTCTTCTTCGGTGTGGTGCTGCCCAAGGGCGTCACCGGTAGACTCGTCGCGCGCCAACGCTCGACGGACTCCTCACCCCTGGGAGCCCATCCCCCCTCCGTGGAAACCGCATGA
- a CDS encoding fatty acid desaturase, with protein sequence MTLFRHPRDRIPVLLFLMAFALDLTVFFTARSWWFPILWLGLGIIPKGWISAWNHHHQHVPMFRHALPNRLLELVFGFQTGVTSHAWFLHHVVGHHKNYLDQTKDEAGWKRRDGSTMREVEFSLFNTVVAYPRAFRAGRAHPRALRVFLAMGALQATLLGLLFWHHWYNALWVFLLPMLVSLYITVWATYFHHAGLDTQEPTQASYNILHRGYNLMTGNLGYHTAHHVKHGLHWSQLPELHAQLAKDIPATHYRQPGIPFVWSNPESKVEPDDARFGAAAQ encoded by the coding sequence ATGACCTTGTTTCGCCATCCCCGAGACCGCATCCCCGTCCTGCTGTTCCTCATGGCGTTCGCCCTGGACCTCACGGTCTTCTTCACGGCGCGAAGCTGGTGGTTCCCCATCCTGTGGTTGGGGCTGGGCATCATCCCCAAGGGGTGGATCAGCGCGTGGAACCACCACCATCAACACGTGCCCATGTTCCGCCACGCGTTGCCCAACCGGCTGCTGGAGTTGGTGTTCGGCTTCCAGACGGGCGTGACGTCCCACGCGTGGTTCCTCCACCACGTGGTGGGCCACCACAAGAACTACCTGGACCAGACGAAGGACGAGGCTGGCTGGAAGCGGCGTGATGGCAGCACCATGCGAGAGGTGGAGTTCTCCCTCTTCAACACGGTGGTGGCCTATCCCCGCGCCTTCCGCGCGGGCCGGGCGCACCCGCGAGCCCTCCGCGTCTTCCTGGCCATGGGCGCGCTCCAGGCCACGCTGCTGGGGCTCTTGTTCTGGCACCACTGGTACAACGCGCTCTGGGTCTTCCTGCTCCCCATGCTGGTGTCGCTCTACATCACGGTCTGGGCCACGTACTTCCACCACGCGGGCCTGGACACGCAGGAGCCGACGCAGGCCTCGTACAACATCCTTCACCGGGGCTACAACTTGATGACCGGGAACCTGGGTTACCACACGGCGCACCACGTGAAGCACGGGCTGCACTGGTCCCAGCTTCCGGAGCTGCACGCGCAGCTCGCCAAGGACATCCCCGCCACGCACTACCGCCAGCCCGGCATTCCGTTCGTGTGGTCCAACCCGGAGTCGAAGGTCGAGCCGGACGACGCGCGCTTCGGCGCCGCCGCGCAGTGA
- a CDS encoding lipoxygenase family protein produces the protein MMAAYTLTVRTNGKLGAGTDANISVVLVGTRGESGPHLLDLPFHNDFEAGTQDDYSIDAEDVGDLVLLRFFNEGGLAADWLLDWVRVTDGTKQWHFPFFRWVLSGATVEVLEGTAKLARHVGSERESVARRAQLKARKQMYPWRPASQTEGLPGALDISEAQPLPKDELYRGLTQGSYEVVIAKTLAAIQLHLPMLSHAWNGLVNVFDFFKSLEVPQLARRWKDDLEFARQAVQGINPLHITLIPRLPEGMPLTDDAVRGLMSPGTTLARALDARRIFLLDFEILDDIAMYRKVDKDGHEERRWAPASRCLLYLDDEHNLRPLAIQLGRDAEKDPVFTPNDSEADWLAAKVFVRCSEGNTHQMVSHALRTHFIAEPFVVATMRNLPDPHPVYKLVRRHFRYTLAINEGARKGLLAAGAVFDDFIATGGPDKGHLQLGRKGFARWTLEDNKPRLDLERRGVLDASILPSYPYRDDALPLWDALEEYVGGVLRHFYRTDADLAGDAEMQQWWQDLTEHGLPAEKLPCRELSRVEDLVDILTTVLFTVSVQHAAVNYLQYEHYAFVPNAPLCMRQEPPRQKGVLRLEDLAGMIPSKSQMLWQIAIGRALSSFGDDEEFLLHEDGWREEYFHEPELKAIRERFHDRLRTQLAVVKARNANAEVPYTVLQPDKIPCGITV, from the coding sequence ATGATGGCTGCGTACACACTCACGGTTCGGACGAATGGGAAGCTCGGCGCGGGGACGGATGCGAACATCTCCGTCGTCCTGGTCGGTACACGCGGAGAGAGTGGTCCACACCTGCTGGACCTGCCTTTCCACAACGACTTCGAGGCCGGCACCCAGGACGACTATTCCATCGACGCGGAGGACGTGGGCGACCTCGTGCTCCTGCGCTTCTTCAACGAGGGGGGCCTCGCGGCGGACTGGCTCCTCGACTGGGTCCGCGTCACGGATGGCACGAAGCAGTGGCACTTCCCCTTCTTCCGCTGGGTGCTGAGCGGCGCCACGGTCGAGGTGCTCGAGGGCACCGCGAAGCTCGCGCGGCACGTGGGCAGCGAACGCGAGTCCGTGGCCCGCCGCGCGCAACTCAAGGCCCGCAAGCAGATGTACCCCTGGCGCCCCGCCTCGCAGACCGAGGGCCTCCCGGGCGCGCTCGACATCAGCGAGGCACAGCCCCTTCCGAAGGACGAGCTCTATCGGGGGCTGACCCAGGGCAGTTACGAGGTCGTCATCGCCAAGACGCTGGCGGCCATCCAACTGCACCTGCCCATGCTGAGCCACGCATGGAACGGGTTGGTGAACGTCTTCGACTTCTTCAAGAGCCTGGAGGTCCCCCAGCTCGCCCGCCGGTGGAAGGACGACCTCGAGTTCGCGCGTCAGGCGGTCCAGGGCATCAACCCCCTCCACATCACGCTCATCCCCCGGCTTCCCGAGGGCATGCCGCTGACGGATGACGCCGTGCGAGGCCTCATGTCGCCGGGCACCACGCTGGCGCGGGCGCTCGACGCGCGGCGCATCTTCCTGCTCGACTTCGAGATTCTCGACGACATCGCCATGTACCGGAAGGTCGACAAGGACGGCCACGAGGAGCGCCGCTGGGCTCCGGCGTCCCGCTGTCTGCTGTACCTGGACGACGAGCACAACCTGCGTCCCCTCGCCATCCAGCTCGGACGGGACGCCGAGAAGGACCCGGTCTTCACCCCCAACGACAGCGAGGCGGACTGGCTGGCGGCGAAGGTCTTCGTGCGCTGCTCCGAGGGCAATACGCACCAGATGGTGAGCCACGCGCTGCGCACGCACTTCATCGCGGAGCCGTTCGTCGTCGCGACGATGCGCAACCTCCCGGACCCGCACCCCGTCTACAAGCTGGTGCGCCGCCACTTCCGCTACACGCTCGCCATCAACGAGGGCGCCCGGAAGGGACTGCTCGCCGCCGGCGCCGTGTTCGACGACTTCATCGCCACGGGCGGTCCGGACAAGGGCCACCTCCAGCTCGGCCGGAAGGGCTTCGCGCGCTGGACCTTGGAGGACAACAAGCCCCGGTTGGACCTCGAGCGTCGAGGCGTGCTGGATGCCTCCATCCTCCCCTCCTACCCCTACCGCGACGATGCCCTGCCCCTGTGGGACGCGCTCGAGGAGTACGTCGGAGGAGTGCTCCGCCACTTCTACCGGACGGACGCCGACCTGGCGGGCGACGCCGAGATGCAGCAGTGGTGGCAGGACCTCACCGAGCACGGACTGCCCGCCGAGAAGCTGCCGTGCCGGGAGCTCTCCCGCGTCGAGGACCTGGTGGACATCCTCACCACCGTGCTCTTCACCGTCAGCGTCCAGCACGCCGCGGTGAACTACCTCCAGTACGAGCACTACGCCTTCGTGCCCAACGCTCCGCTGTGCATGCGCCAGGAGCCCCCTCGGCAGAAGGGGGTCCTCCGCTTGGAAGACCTCGCCGGCATGATTCCCTCCAAGTCCCAGATGCTCTGGCAGATTGCCATTGGCCGGGCGCTCTCCAGCTTTGGAGACGACGAGGAGTTCCTGCTGCACGAGGACGGCTGGCGCGAGGAGTACTTCCACGAGCCCGAGCTGAAGGCGATTCGCGAGCGATTCCACGACCGGCTGCGCACCCAGCTCGCCGTGGTGAAGGCGCGCAATGCGAACGCCGAGGTGCCGTACACCGTCCTGCAACCCGACAAGATTCCCTGCGGCATCACCGTCTGA